One Edaphobacter flagellatus genomic region harbors:
- the ggt gene encoding gamma-glutamyltransferase, with translation MISSRISASFVALSFLATSLYAQQAEPVRAAHAMVVTVEHNATDAGVEILKKGGNAVDAAVAVHFALAVVYPFAGNLGGGGFMLIRDKHGKAHFLDYREKAPAAASRDMYLDAQGNVIPRMSLVGYKASGVPGSVAGMVYAQKHFGKLTLAEDMAPAIRLATEGFVLSDAEARMLQSKNMTLFPASAHIYQRDGNFYKDGEVFKQPELAATLVRIAKDPDDFYKGAMARQIADFEKANGGNITAEDLAAYEVKDREPIRGRYRGYDIVTAPPPSSGGIVLVQILNILSGFNLKKLGADRSPAQVHIITEAFRRAYMDRGDYLGDPDFNTLPLEQMASMKYAAAWRASIDPNKPTPSKDLVRPAGFLPPPPAAAHSKESTETTHFSIVDKDGNAVASTTTLNGGFGSGVTIGGLGFLMNNQMDDFTSKVGVPNMYGLIQGPANSIAPGKRPLSAMTPTIISTHGSLFHRPKLAYVMGTPGGSTIITTVANDVISAIDNGMNIQAVADAPRFHHQYLPDRLDFEKKFPDDVVNAMKAMGYTTNRNQVADEKSPGVWGDSELIAVDPKTGELLSGHDNRRAFGKAAGY, from the coding sequence CTGATCTCCTCTCGCATTTCTGCATCCTTTGTCGCTCTCTCGTTTCTTGCCACTTCTCTTTATGCGCAGCAGGCCGAGCCGGTACGAGCTGCGCATGCGATGGTCGTCACGGTAGAGCACAATGCGACCGATGCCGGAGTCGAGATTCTGAAGAAGGGCGGCAATGCCGTGGACGCGGCTGTCGCGGTGCATTTTGCGCTTGCCGTGGTGTATCCCTTTGCCGGCAATCTGGGCGGCGGCGGATTCATGCTGATTCGCGACAAGCATGGCAAGGCGCACTTTCTCGATTACCGCGAGAAAGCTCCTGCGGCCGCGTCGCGCGATATGTATCTGGATGCGCAGGGGAATGTGATTCCGCGCATGTCGCTTGTGGGCTACAAGGCCAGCGGCGTTCCGGGATCGGTCGCCGGCATGGTGTATGCGCAGAAGCACTTCGGCAAGCTGACGCTGGCCGAGGACATGGCTCCGGCGATCCGGCTGGCGACGGAGGGCTTCGTTCTTTCAGACGCCGAAGCGCGCATGCTGCAGAGCAAGAACATGACGCTGTTTCCGGCTTCGGCGCATATCTACCAGCGCGATGGCAATTTCTATAAAGATGGCGAGGTCTTCAAGCAGCCTGAGCTGGCGGCAACACTGGTACGCATCGCGAAAGACCCCGACGACTTCTATAAGGGAGCAATGGCGCGGCAGATTGCCGACTTCGAGAAGGCGAACGGCGGCAACATTACGGCTGAAGATCTTGCGGCATACGAGGTGAAGGACCGTGAGCCGATCCGCGGACGTTATCGCGGCTACGACATTGTGACGGCTCCGCCTCCATCGTCGGGCGGCATTGTGCTGGTGCAGATTCTGAATATTCTCTCCGGCTTCAACCTGAAGAAGCTGGGAGCCGACCGTTCGCCTGCGCAGGTTCACATCATCACGGAGGCTTTTCGCCGCGCCTACATGGATCGCGGCGACTATCTGGGCGATCCTGACTTCAACACGCTGCCGCTTGAGCAGATGGCCAGCATGAAGTACGCCGCAGCTTGGCGCGCGTCGATCGATCCGAACAAGCCGACACCAAGCAAGGACCTGGTTCGTCCGGCGGGATTTCTTCCGCCTCCGCCTGCAGCCGCACACTCGAAGGAGTCGACCGAGACAACCCACTTCTCCATTGTCGATAAGGACGGCAACGCCGTCGCAAGCACGACGACGCTGAATGGAGGCTTCGGCTCGGGAGTAACTATCGGAGGACTTGGCTTCCTGATGAACAACCAGATGGACGACTTCACTTCAAAGGTCGGCGTACCTAATATGTATGGCCTCATTCAGGGCCCGGCTAACTCCATCGCGCCGGGCAAGCGTCCGCTATCGGCGATGACGCCGACCATCATCAGCACGCATGGCAGCCTGTTTCATCGACCGAAGCTGGCGTATGTGATGGGGACGCCGGGAGGCTCAACCATCATCACGACGGTCGCCAACGACGTGATCAGTGCGATCGACAATGGGATGAACATACAGGCCGTTGCCGATGCTCCACGCTTTCATCATCAGTACCTGCCGGACCGCCTCGACTTCGAGAAGAAGTTTCCCGACGACGTGGTGAATGCGATGAAGGCGATGGGTTATACGACGAACCGCAACCAAGTCGCCGACGAGAAGAGCCCAGGCGTATGGGGAGACAGCGAGTTGATCGCCGTCGATCCGAAGACCGGCGAGCTGCTGAGCGGCCATGACAATCGCCGCGCCTTCGGCAAAGCGGCCGGCTACTGA
- a CDS encoding ribose-phosphate diphosphokinase yields the protein MNEQDTTAVLSPIQTQVEELEQISQPESTNSSQGHPAEPAGQAGKTSPERKRSGKTPEPKRFKIFSGSSNRALAEEICKFVGVPLGEARLQRFSDGEVHFQLLENVRGADVFLVQPTCYPVDQHLVELLIMMDALKRASAGRITVVVPYYGYARQDRKDRPRVAITSKLVADLLTTAGANRALLVDLHAAQIQGFFNIPVDHLFASPVLVSHFRDMNLPDLTVVSPDAGGVERARFFAKKLDVPLAIVDKRRTDINVTEVMNVIGDVKGRTCLILDDIIDTAGTLVKTADALLEQGAKEVYACATHPVLSGPAIDRIRESRLKQVVVTNTIPLREEAQGLAKIKVLSIAGLLGRAIESIHMETSVSTLFN from the coding sequence GTGAACGAACAAGACACGACTGCAGTTCTTTCCCCTATTCAAACTCAGGTTGAGGAGCTCGAACAAATCTCCCAGCCTGAATCGACGAACTCTTCACAAGGTCACCCGGCCGAACCGGCTGGCCAGGCCGGCAAAACCAGTCCAGAGAGAAAGCGTTCTGGAAAGACGCCGGAGCCGAAGAGGTTCAAGATTTTCAGCGGATCTTCGAATCGTGCGTTAGCCGAAGAGATCTGCAAATTCGTCGGAGTACCGTTGGGCGAAGCGCGCCTGCAGCGGTTCTCCGATGGAGAAGTTCACTTTCAGCTGCTCGAGAACGTTCGCGGTGCGGATGTCTTTCTCGTGCAGCCGACATGTTACCCGGTCGATCAGCATCTCGTCGAGCTGCTGATCATGATGGACGCTCTCAAGCGAGCCTCCGCCGGGCGTATTACGGTCGTGGTTCCGTATTACGGTTATGCCCGGCAGGATCGCAAGGACCGGCCCCGCGTAGCAATCACGTCGAAGCTGGTTGCCGATCTGCTCACCACGGCCGGTGCAAACCGTGCCCTGCTGGTCGATCTGCACGCAGCGCAGATACAAGGGTTTTTCAATATCCCGGTGGATCACCTGTTTGCGAGCCCGGTGCTCGTCAGCCACTTCCGGGATATGAACCTGCCGGACCTGACGGTGGTTTCGCCGGATGCCGGGGGTGTGGAAAGGGCGAGATTCTTCGCCAAGAAGCTGGATGTGCCGTTGGCGATTGTCGACAAGCGCCGTACGGACATCAATGTCACTGAAGTGATGAACGTGATCGGCGATGTCAAAGGCCGCACGTGCCTGATCCTCGACGACATTATCGACACCGCGGGAACGCTGGTGAAGACGGCGGATGCGCTGCTCGAGCAGGGCGCAAAAGAGGTTTACGCGTGTGCGACGCATCCGGTGCTTTCGGGCCCGGCCATCGACCGCATACGTGAGTCGCGACTGAAGCAGGTCGTCGTGACCAACACCATCCCGCTGCGCGAAGAGGCGCAGGGGCTGGCCAAGATTAAGGTGCTCTCTATCGCCGGTCTTCTCGGCCGCGCAATCGAAAGCATCCACATGGAGACGAGTGTCAGCACTCTCTTCAATTAG
- the ispE gene encoding 4-(cytidine 5'-diphospho)-2-C-methyl-D-erythritol kinase, which translates to MSTHVRSYSKINLGLAIGPTRPDGFHGLTTVYQTLELHDVVTVTAKRAATTKIILTTNDERVPTDNRNTCWKMVEKALSRLGIPAEVAIHIDKRLPVQGGMGAGSANAAAALIGLERELDAALPGGERLSLAGEVGSDVPLFLLGGSVLGIGRGEQVVPLPDMPPVFCVIAVPEVGVSTPQAFRDWDTLAENEGLTQSGKPDRLNQLSLAYAALYAEPGTSGIIRGDDAEVVSASHLDDLAENILLSLVRTGVENDFERVVFPAYPSLREIKRELVGFSGSESGHALYAALSGSGSALFGLYRSEADAQAAQQRVQSGGTKALMTKTLPRSLYWTKMFAG; encoded by the coding sequence ATGTCCACGCACGTTCGTTCGTACTCCAAGATCAATCTCGGCCTCGCCATCGGTCCAACCCGGCCCGACGGCTTTCACGGGCTGACGACCGTCTACCAGACGCTGGAGCTGCATGATGTAGTCACCGTCACGGCAAAGCGCGCCGCGACGACAAAGATCATCCTGACGACCAACGACGAGCGCGTCCCTACCGACAACCGCAACACCTGCTGGAAGATGGTCGAGAAGGCGCTCAGCCGTCTTGGCATCCCCGCCGAGGTTGCTATCCACATCGACAAGCGCTTGCCCGTCCAGGGAGGCATGGGCGCCGGTTCGGCGAACGCGGCCGCCGCTCTCATCGGGCTTGAGCGCGAATTGGACGCCGCCCTTCCTGGCGGCGAGCGGCTCAGCCTCGCCGGTGAGGTCGGCTCCGACGTCCCCCTCTTCTTATTAGGAGGCTCCGTTCTCGGCATCGGGCGTGGCGAGCAGGTGGTTCCATTGCCGGATATGCCTCCTGTTTTCTGCGTGATAGCCGTTCCGGAGGTCGGTGTCTCCACCCCCCAGGCCTTCCGCGACTGGGACACGCTGGCGGAGAATGAAGGTTTGACGCAGTCCGGCAAACCCGATAGACTGAATCAGTTGAGTCTCGCTTACGCAGCGTTATATGCGGAGCCAGGCACTTCCGGTATCATCCGGGGCGACGACGCTGAAGTTGTTTCAGCCAGCCACTTGGATGATCTGGCGGAGAATATCCTTCTCTCGCTTGTCCGCACCGGGGTTGAAAACGACTTTGAACGGGTCGTCTTTCCTGCTTATCCCTCCTTGCGTGAAATCAAGCGTGAACTTGTGGGGTTCTCCGGCTCAGAATCTGGCCACGCGCTGTATGCTGCGCTCTCCGGCTCAGGTTCGGCTCTGTTCGGACTTTACCGGTCCGAGGCGGATGCACAAGCGGCTCAACAGCGCGTTCAGAGCGGTGGGACCAAGGCCCTGATGACAAAGACCTTGCCCCGCAGTCTGTACTGGACGAAAATGTTCGCAGGGTGA
- a CDS encoding 50S ribosomal protein L25 — MAVSTVEAVVATPREGKFNKNAARRVRVAGKIPAVVYGAGQDAVAVTVDPKVITKILHSESGHNTIFDLNIEGGKATKAMIVDWQNEPIKGKLLHIDLKRIAMDKLMRVSVPVQLIGVPVGVKSQGGIMEHVLREVEIECLPGDIPSHIDVDVTGVELHGVVRIADLPHSGSIKFLGEEDATVAHVTIIKEEAPAEVEAAPAEPEVAKKGKAETAEAPAADAKKK; from the coding sequence ATGGCAGTATCAACAGTAGAAGCAGTGGTAGCGACTCCCCGCGAGGGCAAGTTCAACAAGAATGCGGCTCGCCGCGTTCGCGTCGCCGGCAAGATTCCTGCCGTCGTTTATGGCGCAGGCCAGGACGCCGTTGCCGTCACGGTCGACCCCAAGGTGATCACCAAGATCCTTCACTCGGAGTCGGGCCACAACACCATCTTCGACCTCAACATCGAAGGCGGTAAAGCCACCAAGGCGATGATCGTCGACTGGCAGAACGAGCCCATCAAGGGCAAGCTCCTCCACATCGACCTCAAGCGCATCGCGATGGACAAGCTCATGCGCGTCTCCGTTCCCGTCCAGCTCATCGGCGTTCCCGTCGGTGTGAAGTCGCAGGGCGGAATCATGGAGCACGTTCTGCGCGAGGTCGAGATCGAGTGCCTTCCCGGCGACATCCCGAGCCACATCGATGTGGACGTCACCGGCGTCGAGCTGCACGGCGTTGTTCGTATCGCCGATCTTCCTCACTCCGGTTCGATCAAGTTCCTGGGCGAAGAGGATGCAACCGTCGCGCACGTCACCATCATCAAGGAAGAGGCTCCGGCTGAGGTTGAGGCTGCTCCGGCTGAGCCCGAAGTCGCCAAGAAGGGCAAGGCGGAGACCGCCGAAGCTCCCGCGGCTGACGCCAAGAAGAAGTAA
- the rpsF gene encoding 30S ribosomal protein S6, with translation MSRKYEVMYIVRPDVEEADLDKLIEGFEKNVTDGGGEVISTEKMGRRRLAYTVRKFNDGLYILMTINAPSSLVGEIERRLRVSEQVIKFITVRIDEEEKRLAKVKAIRDTKVKRSALPSVESAAATEAAPAEAAATV, from the coding sequence ATGAGCCGCAAGTATGAAGTAATGTATATCGTCCGTCCCGACGTTGAAGAGGCCGATCTCGACAAGCTGATCGAGGGCTTTGAGAAGAACGTCACCGACGGTGGTGGTGAAGTGATCTCCACCGAGAAGATGGGCCGCCGCCGCCTTGCTTATACCGTTCGCAAGTTCAACGATGGTCTCTACATCCTGATGACCATCAACGCGCCTTCGTCGCTCGTCGGTGAGATCGAGCGCCGTCTCCGCGTCTCCGAGCAGGTGATTAAGTTCATCACCGTTCGCATCGACGAAGAAGAGAAGCGCCTCGCCAAGGTCAAGGCCATCCGCGATACCAAGGTCAAGCGCAGCGCGCTGCCTTCTGTTGAGAGCGCCGCCGCCACCGAGGCTGCTCCGGCCGAAGCCGCCGCAACCGTCTAA
- the rpsR gene encoding 30S ribosomal protein S18 — translation MADETTSTPSTEQASARPASSGPRTPRPAGAPGAGGPGGPGGRKFFRRKKVCKFCTEKIDAISYRDVRLLQGFVAERGKIVPRRLTGVCTRHQRRLSLAIKQSRNIALLAFATRY, via the coding sequence ATGGCTGACGAAACCACCAGCACACCATCCACCGAGCAGGCTTCTGCTCGCCCCGCTTCCAGCGGCCCTCGCACCCCGCGTCCTGCCGGCGCTCCCGGCGCAGGTGGCCCCGGCGGTCCTGGCGGACGCAAGTTCTTCCGCCGCAAGAAGGTCTGCAAGTTCTGCACCGAAAAGATCGACGCCATCTCCTACCGCGACGTTCGCCTGCTGCAGGGTTTTGTCGCCGAGCGTGGCAAGATCGTTCCGCGCCGCCTCACCGGTGTCTGCACGCGCCACCAGCGCCGCCTTTCGCTCGCGATCAAGCAGTCGCGCAACATCGCTCTGCTCGCCTTCGCAACGCGCTACTAA
- the pth gene encoding aminoacyl-tRNA hydrolase codes for MKLIVGLGNPGIEYQFTPHNAGFLAIDRIADDCGVVVSNRRGKALTAKTTLAGHEVLLAKPETFMNLSGLSVAALVRELNIEDVTRDVIVLYDELAFPLGRFRIAERGSANGHNGVKSVSAALATEEWIRIRIGVGKPPLDDGREIKAGGRDFLLTPMRKQELAVLDEVLDRVKLAVEAVLTKGVSAAMNEFNRREPEGSSGGK; via the coding sequence GTGAAACTGATCGTCGGACTTGGAAATCCAGGCATCGAGTATCAGTTCACTCCGCACAACGCTGGATTTCTGGCAATCGATCGCATCGCCGATGACTGCGGCGTGGTCGTCAGCAACCGGCGGGGCAAGGCGCTTACGGCGAAGACAACACTGGCAGGTCACGAAGTCCTGCTCGCCAAGCCGGAGACCTTCATGAACCTGAGCGGGCTTTCCGTCGCCGCGCTGGTTCGAGAGCTCAACATCGAGGATGTGACGCGCGACGTCATCGTTCTCTACGACGAGCTGGCATTTCCGCTGGGCCGTTTCCGCATCGCGGAGCGCGGTTCGGCAAACGGGCACAACGGAGTGAAGTCCGTCTCCGCTGCGCTCGCGACAGAGGAGTGGATTCGCATCCGCATCGGCGTCGGCAAACCGCCGCTCGATGACGGCCGCGAGATCAAGGCGGGAGGCAGAGATTTTCTGCTGACGCCCATGCGCAAGCAGGAGCTTGCCGTCCTCGACGAGGTGCTCGATCGCGTGAAGCTTGCGGTCGAAGCGGTCCTGACCAAAGGTGTCAGCGCCGCGATGAACGAGTTCAACCGCAGGGAGCCGGAAGGTTCCAGCGGAGGGAAGTAG